A single Mytilus trossulus isolate FHL-02 chromosome 12, PNRI_Mtr1.1.1.hap1, whole genome shotgun sequence DNA region contains:
- the LOC134693646 gene encoding uncharacterized protein LOC134693646 isoform X3: MTLATVNWLLQLLSLQLMFTQFSAAAIATNRCPDGYKRRILWIRGKQAREVCCRFVECNPGYYVRTCDEDYGWDRCEKCPDKTFIFDKTNSTNAHPCPKFECPPHMRQVNYFPLGSCHQPCLCDTSKMYYLKNDQRDHCNCLLYEGSCPAWQVLSLLGKCVSPRDAELIEEKTKPKNPVTFPPSFVNPGAAENSKSKNTDSKSSLSTTSCVLISIVLVAAFIALIAFLYLRFYRQKNHNTHGTERVILPAVNRPVANVHPHARNENKVTATVTISAQPVNVNHYLTAPASLVTSLANSHVETEASPSVPNNPGTWPSPDTEQPLNYVDLSPCHLYQSIRRQQPIDGSPDIAASQPLLHNVEHLYPSLPPSTNLLFSRCSSQDSEIDDDNTNVKSTS; this comes from the exons ATG ACTTTAGCTACAGTGAACTGGTTACTACAGTTGTTATCATTACAATTGATGTTCACACAGTTCTCTGCAGCAGCCATAGCAACAAATAGATGTCCTGACGGATATAAACGTCGTATATTATGGATAAGAGGGAAACAGGCTCGAGAAGTGTGCTGTAGATTTGTAGAATGTAATCCAG gtTATTATGTGAGGACTTGTGATGAGGACTATGGCTGGGACAGGTGTGAGAAATGTcctgataaaacatttatctttGATAAAACCAATTCTACAAATGCACACCCGTGTCCTAAGTTTGAATGCCCAC ctcacatgagacaagttaattaTTTTCCTCTGGGTAGCTGTCATCAGCCATGTTTATGTGACACATCTAAAATGTATTACTTAAAGAATGATCAGCGAGACCATTGCAATTGTTTACTGTATGAAGGATCTTGTCCAGCTTGGCAAGTTCTATCACTTCTCGGAAAATGTGTTTCACCAAG ggaTGCAGAGTTAATAGAAGAGAAAACTAAACCTAAGAATCCAGTGACATTTCCTCCATCTTTTGTCAATCCAGGGGCAGCAG aaaatagtaaaagtaaaaatacagaTTCTAAGAGTAGTTTGTCGACTACTAGTTG cGTTTTAATATCCATAGTGTTAGTGGCAGCATTTATTGCATTAATAGCATTTTTGTATCTCAGATTTTATAGACAGAAAAATC ACAATACTCATGGTACTGAAAGAGTAATTTTACCAGCCGTCAACAGACCAGTGGCTAATGTCCATCCTCATGCAAGAAATG AAAACAAAGTGACAGCAACAGTGACAATAAGTGCTCAGCCAGTCAATGTAAATCATTATCTAACAGCACCAGCTAGTCTGGTCACATCTCTAGCAAACAGTCATGTAGAAACAGAAGCATCACCGTCAGTACCAAACAATCCCGGCACATGGCCGTCACCTGATACTGAACAGCCATTAAATTATGTGGACCTTTCACCGTGTCATTTATACCAATCAATACGGAGACAGCAACCTATTGATGGGTCACCTGACATTGCGGCATCACAGCCTTTATTACACAATGTAGAACATTTATATCCAAGTTTACCACCGTCAACAAACTTGTTGTTTTCACGATGTTCTTCACAAGACTCAGAAATAGATGATGATAATACAAATGTGAAATCAACGAGCTGA
- the LOC134693646 gene encoding uncharacterized protein LOC134693646 isoform X1, producing the protein MHQKKTLATVNWLLQLLSLQLMFTQFSAAAIATNRCPDGYKRRILWIRGKQAREVCCRFVECNPGYYVRTCDEDYGWDRCEKCPDKTFIFDKTNSTNAHPCPKFECPPHMRQVNYFPLGSCHQPCLCDTSKMYYLKNDQRDHCNCLLYEGSCPAWQVLSLLGKCVSPRDAELIEEKTKPKNPVTFPPSFVNPGAAENSKSKNTDSKSSLSTTSCVLISIVLVAAFIALIAFLYLRFYRQKNHNTHGTERVILPAVNRPVANVHPHARNENKVTATVTISAQPVNVNHYLTAPASLVTSLANSHVETEASPSVPNNPGTWPSPDTEQPLNYVDLSPCHLYQSIRRQQPIDGSPDIAASQPLLHNVEHLYPSLPPSTNLLFSRCSSQDSEIDDDNTNVKSTS; encoded by the exons ACTTTAGCTACAGTGAACTGGTTACTACAGTTGTTATCATTACAATTGATGTTCACACAGTTCTCTGCAGCAGCCATAGCAACAAATAGATGTCCTGACGGATATAAACGTCGTATATTATGGATAAGAGGGAAACAGGCTCGAGAAGTGTGCTGTAGATTTGTAGAATGTAATCCAG gtTATTATGTGAGGACTTGTGATGAGGACTATGGCTGGGACAGGTGTGAGAAATGTcctgataaaacatttatctttGATAAAACCAATTCTACAAATGCACACCCGTGTCCTAAGTTTGAATGCCCAC ctcacatgagacaagttaattaTTTTCCTCTGGGTAGCTGTCATCAGCCATGTTTATGTGACACATCTAAAATGTATTACTTAAAGAATGATCAGCGAGACCATTGCAATTGTTTACTGTATGAAGGATCTTGTCCAGCTTGGCAAGTTCTATCACTTCTCGGAAAATGTGTTTCACCAAG ggaTGCAGAGTTAATAGAAGAGAAAACTAAACCTAAGAATCCAGTGACATTTCCTCCATCTTTTGTCAATCCAGGGGCAGCAG aaaatagtaaaagtaaaaatacagaTTCTAAGAGTAGTTTGTCGACTACTAGTTG cGTTTTAATATCCATAGTGTTAGTGGCAGCATTTATTGCATTAATAGCATTTTTGTATCTCAGATTTTATAGACAGAAAAATC ACAATACTCATGGTACTGAAAGAGTAATTTTACCAGCCGTCAACAGACCAGTGGCTAATGTCCATCCTCATGCAAGAAATG AAAACAAAGTGACAGCAACAGTGACAATAAGTGCTCAGCCAGTCAATGTAAATCATTATCTAACAGCACCAGCTAGTCTGGTCACATCTCTAGCAAACAGTCATGTAGAAACAGAAGCATCACCGTCAGTACCAAACAATCCCGGCACATGGCCGTCACCTGATACTGAACAGCCATTAAATTATGTGGACCTTTCACCGTGTCATTTATACCAATCAATACGGAGACAGCAACCTATTGATGGGTCACCTGACATTGCGGCATCACAGCCTTTATTACACAATGTAGAACATTTATATCCAAGTTTACCACCGTCAACAAACTTGTTGTTTTCACGATGTTCTTCACAAGACTCAGAAATAGATGATGATAATACAAATGTGAAATCAACGAGCTGA
- the LOC134693646 gene encoding uncharacterized protein LOC134693646 isoform X2, protein MYIKTLATVNWLLQLLSLQLMFTQFSAAAIATNRCPDGYKRRILWIRGKQAREVCCRFVECNPGYYVRTCDEDYGWDRCEKCPDKTFIFDKTNSTNAHPCPKFECPPHMRQVNYFPLGSCHQPCLCDTSKMYYLKNDQRDHCNCLLYEGSCPAWQVLSLLGKCVSPRDAELIEEKTKPKNPVTFPPSFVNPGAAENSKSKNTDSKSSLSTTSCVLISIVLVAAFIALIAFLYLRFYRQKNHNTHGTERVILPAVNRPVANVHPHARNENKVTATVTISAQPVNVNHYLTAPASLVTSLANSHVETEASPSVPNNPGTWPSPDTEQPLNYVDLSPCHLYQSIRRQQPIDGSPDIAASQPLLHNVEHLYPSLPPSTNLLFSRCSSQDSEIDDDNTNVKSTS, encoded by the exons ATGtatataaag ACTTTAGCTACAGTGAACTGGTTACTACAGTTGTTATCATTACAATTGATGTTCACACAGTTCTCTGCAGCAGCCATAGCAACAAATAGATGTCCTGACGGATATAAACGTCGTATATTATGGATAAGAGGGAAACAGGCTCGAGAAGTGTGCTGTAGATTTGTAGAATGTAATCCAG gtTATTATGTGAGGACTTGTGATGAGGACTATGGCTGGGACAGGTGTGAGAAATGTcctgataaaacatttatctttGATAAAACCAATTCTACAAATGCACACCCGTGTCCTAAGTTTGAATGCCCAC ctcacatgagacaagttaattaTTTTCCTCTGGGTAGCTGTCATCAGCCATGTTTATGTGACACATCTAAAATGTATTACTTAAAGAATGATCAGCGAGACCATTGCAATTGTTTACTGTATGAAGGATCTTGTCCAGCTTGGCAAGTTCTATCACTTCTCGGAAAATGTGTTTCACCAAG ggaTGCAGAGTTAATAGAAGAGAAAACTAAACCTAAGAATCCAGTGACATTTCCTCCATCTTTTGTCAATCCAGGGGCAGCAG aaaatagtaaaagtaaaaatacagaTTCTAAGAGTAGTTTGTCGACTACTAGTTG cGTTTTAATATCCATAGTGTTAGTGGCAGCATTTATTGCATTAATAGCATTTTTGTATCTCAGATTTTATAGACAGAAAAATC ACAATACTCATGGTACTGAAAGAGTAATTTTACCAGCCGTCAACAGACCAGTGGCTAATGTCCATCCTCATGCAAGAAATG AAAACAAAGTGACAGCAACAGTGACAATAAGTGCTCAGCCAGTCAATGTAAATCATTATCTAACAGCACCAGCTAGTCTGGTCACATCTCTAGCAAACAGTCATGTAGAAACAGAAGCATCACCGTCAGTACCAAACAATCCCGGCACATGGCCGTCACCTGATACTGAACAGCCATTAAATTATGTGGACCTTTCACCGTGTCATTTATACCAATCAATACGGAGACAGCAACCTATTGATGGGTCACCTGACATTGCGGCATCACAGCCTTTATTACACAATGTAGAACATTTATATCCAAGTTTACCACCGTCAACAAACTTGTTGTTTTCACGATGTTCTTCACAAGACTCAGAAATAGATGATGATAATACAAATGTGAAATCAACGAGCTGA
- the LOC134693646 gene encoding uncharacterized protein LOC134693646 isoform X4: MFTQFSAAAIATNRCPDGYKRRILWIRGKQAREVCCRFVECNPGYYVRTCDEDYGWDRCEKCPDKTFIFDKTNSTNAHPCPKFECPPHMRQVNYFPLGSCHQPCLCDTSKMYYLKNDQRDHCNCLLYEGSCPAWQVLSLLGKCVSPRDAELIEEKTKPKNPVTFPPSFVNPGAAENSKSKNTDSKSSLSTTSCVLISIVLVAAFIALIAFLYLRFYRQKNHNTHGTERVILPAVNRPVANVHPHARNENKVTATVTISAQPVNVNHYLTAPASLVTSLANSHVETEASPSVPNNPGTWPSPDTEQPLNYVDLSPCHLYQSIRRQQPIDGSPDIAASQPLLHNVEHLYPSLPPSTNLLFSRCSSQDSEIDDDNTNVKSTS, from the exons ATGTTCACACAGTTCTCTGCAGCAGCCATAGCAACAAATAGATGTCCTGACGGATATAAACGTCGTATATTATGGATAAGAGGGAAACAGGCTCGAGAAGTGTGCTGTAGATTTGTAGAATGTAATCCAG gtTATTATGTGAGGACTTGTGATGAGGACTATGGCTGGGACAGGTGTGAGAAATGTcctgataaaacatttatctttGATAAAACCAATTCTACAAATGCACACCCGTGTCCTAAGTTTGAATGCCCAC ctcacatgagacaagttaattaTTTTCCTCTGGGTAGCTGTCATCAGCCATGTTTATGTGACACATCTAAAATGTATTACTTAAAGAATGATCAGCGAGACCATTGCAATTGTTTACTGTATGAAGGATCTTGTCCAGCTTGGCAAGTTCTATCACTTCTCGGAAAATGTGTTTCACCAAG ggaTGCAGAGTTAATAGAAGAGAAAACTAAACCTAAGAATCCAGTGACATTTCCTCCATCTTTTGTCAATCCAGGGGCAGCAG aaaatagtaaaagtaaaaatacagaTTCTAAGAGTAGTTTGTCGACTACTAGTTG cGTTTTAATATCCATAGTGTTAGTGGCAGCATTTATTGCATTAATAGCATTTTTGTATCTCAGATTTTATAGACAGAAAAATC ACAATACTCATGGTACTGAAAGAGTAATTTTACCAGCCGTCAACAGACCAGTGGCTAATGTCCATCCTCATGCAAGAAATG AAAACAAAGTGACAGCAACAGTGACAATAAGTGCTCAGCCAGTCAATGTAAATCATTATCTAACAGCACCAGCTAGTCTGGTCACATCTCTAGCAAACAGTCATGTAGAAACAGAAGCATCACCGTCAGTACCAAACAATCCCGGCACATGGCCGTCACCTGATACTGAACAGCCATTAAATTATGTGGACCTTTCACCGTGTCATTTATACCAATCAATACGGAGACAGCAACCTATTGATGGGTCACCTGACATTGCGGCATCACAGCCTTTATTACACAATGTAGAACATTTATATCCAAGTTTACCACCGTCAACAAACTTGTTGTTTTCACGATGTTCTTCACAAGACTCAGAAATAGATGATGATAATACAAATGTGAAATCAACGAGCTGA